Proteins encoded in a region of the uncultured Paludibaculum sp. genome:
- a CDS encoding efflux RND transporter periplasmic adaptor subunit gives MKRRLLPLLAVVLTGGALVAYLAVRPRAVAASATADAVTTVGVAKVVRQDMAKSMTVTAELIPFQEVEVMAKVAGYVQKMFVDVGDHVTQGQLLAVLEVPEMQDDLVRAAAAIQRNRAEVARAQDELRRAESANQMAHLTYSRLSGVLKSQPGLVAQQEIDDAQSRDLMAAAQVAAAKSALAAAQEQIRVSEAEEAKLKTLMSYARVSAPFTGVVTKRFADNGSMIQAGTASHLQAMPIVRLSQNQLLRLVMPVPESAAGLIKKGATLEVRIPTLRRTFQGLVARTSDKVDSDTRTMETEVDVPNPSGELIPGMFAEVDLTLSASKDALAVPVSAVKEKNGARTVYVVDSSGRVAVRKVETGIETALLSEVRKGLSPGDMVIVSNPGQLTPGQTVHPKVEGGAE, from the coding sequence ATGAAACGAAGATTGTTACCGCTGCTCGCCGTGGTGCTGACTGGTGGGGCACTGGTGGCCTATTTAGCGGTGCGGCCGCGGGCCGTGGCCGCTTCCGCAACAGCCGATGCCGTCACAACGGTCGGTGTGGCGAAGGTTGTGCGGCAGGATATGGCGAAGTCCATGACCGTCACCGCCGAGCTGATTCCGTTTCAGGAAGTGGAGGTGATGGCCAAGGTGGCAGGCTACGTCCAGAAGATGTTTGTGGACGTAGGCGACCACGTGACGCAAGGGCAACTGCTGGCCGTGCTGGAAGTGCCGGAGATGCAGGATGACTTGGTGCGAGCGGCGGCGGCCATCCAACGGAACCGGGCTGAGGTGGCGCGAGCCCAGGACGAGTTGCGGCGGGCTGAATCGGCCAACCAGATGGCTCACCTGACCTACAGCCGTCTTTCCGGCGTGCTGAAGTCACAGCCCGGGCTGGTGGCGCAACAGGAGATCGACGATGCGCAGAGCCGCGATCTGATGGCGGCTGCGCAGGTGGCGGCCGCGAAGTCGGCGTTGGCCGCGGCGCAGGAGCAGATCCGGGTGTCAGAGGCGGAAGAGGCGAAGCTCAAGACGCTGATGAGTTATGCCCGCGTATCGGCGCCGTTCACCGGTGTCGTCACGAAGCGCTTTGCCGACAACGGTTCGATGATCCAGGCGGGCACGGCCAGCCATCTGCAGGCCATGCCGATTGTCCGGCTCTCCCAGAATCAACTGCTGCGGCTGGTGATGCCGGTACCGGAGTCAGCCGCCGGCCTCATCAAGAAAGGCGCCACGCTGGAAGTACGCATCCCTACGTTGCGCAGGACTTTCCAGGGACTGGTGGCGCGGACGTCGGACAAGGTTGATTCCGATACCCGCACGATGGAGACCGAGGTGGACGTGCCGAATCCCTCGGGCGAGTTGATCCCCGGGATGTTCGCCGAAGTCGATCTGACGTTGTCCGCGAGCAAGGACGCACTCGCCGTGCCGGTGTCGGCGGTGAAGGAGAAAAATGGCGCCCGGACAGTCTACGTTGTGGACTCTTCCGGCAGGGTGGCCGTGAGGAAAGTGGAGACCGGGATTGAAACGGCGCTACTGTCCGAGGTGCGCAAGGGCCTGAGCCCTGGGGATATGGTCATCGTGAGCAATCCAGGTCAGCTCACACCCGGACAGACCGTACATCCGAAGGTGGAAGGGGGCGCCGAGTAG
- a CDS encoding efflux RND transporter permease subunit yields the protein MSRFAIKTPYFIVVVCLAILILGINTLTSMPVDMFPSMNIPVVVVATYYSGMPPEQIETDITSRFERFFTLASGLEHIESRSLPGVSIIKIYFQPGSNPDSAVTSISNLAMANLRRLPPGTLPPIVLKFDASSLPVCLVTFKGEGIQETAMRDLAQFQVRNQIANVPGASVPQPFGGSLRQIMVYADPYRLEAHQLSLMDVVRAINLGNLILPAGDVQVGHLDYNIYTNSQLRSLDDINQLPVKMEGLTPVRVVDIGAAKDAQQIQTNVVRVDGQRSVYVPVLKQGGDTNTIAVVDGMRAALKKLVDVPAQLTSKVVFDQSVFVKTAIETLLHEGAIGLFLTSLMILLFLGSMRATTAVFFSIPLSALATFVILAIGGSSVNSMVLGGLALAFSRLIDNSVVVLENIYRHLELGESPAVAAEKGGREVALPVLAATLTTAVVFFPVTLLYGVSKFLFSALALTVVISLLASYIVALTVVPLFCARFIHGHSQEAGTGFFARFNAGFNARFERLLKSYDGMISGVLDKPIRVLAGFGAFFAISLALWPMLGMSFFPRTDAGQFMMNIKLPSGTRIQRTESRIAQVEQIVRKVVPADELELIVSNIGINYDFSAVYTPNAGMHTAFVQVSLKEDHKVNSFEYMARVKERLAEELPDVTAYFQSGGLVDAVLNLGLPAPIDVQVDGTNLDHSYSTAAELAAKIRKLPGVADLYIPQDLDYPALQLDVDRVRAAQMGLDQREVVGNVITALTSNAMIAPTFWIDPKSGNDYLLTVQYGENQVKSLADLKAIPLRGPGQKNPARLESISSTRRVDSPTEVDHFQLRRVIDVYVRPLNEDLGKLADSIDGIIAGTPMPKGVAVTLRGMVQGMRASFRSFSIGLVLAVLLLYLILVAQFQSFVDPLIILLAVPPGLAGVLITLVATGTTLNVMSLMGVVMLVGIAVSNSILIVEFTRHLRHEGMDVRSAVALACRVRLRPVLMTSLATIIGLMPMALKLGAGSESYAPLARAIIGGLTLSVLLTVFLVPAGYYMWYRNRDRQELQHA from the coding sequence GTGTCCCGCTTCGCGATCAAGACGCCCTATTTCATTGTCGTCGTCTGCTTGGCGATTCTGATTCTCGGCATCAACACGTTGACCAGCATGCCGGTGGACATGTTCCCTTCGATGAACATTCCCGTGGTCGTGGTGGCGACGTACTACTCGGGTATGCCGCCGGAGCAGATTGAGACGGACATCACCAGTCGATTCGAGCGGTTCTTCACATTGGCCAGCGGGCTGGAGCACATAGAGTCGCGTTCGCTGCCTGGTGTGAGCATCATCAAGATCTACTTCCAGCCGGGTTCGAATCCCGACTCCGCGGTCACGTCGATCAGCAATCTGGCGATGGCGAATCTGCGGCGCCTGCCGCCGGGTACGTTGCCGCCCATCGTGCTGAAGTTCGATGCATCGAGCTTGCCTGTGTGCCTGGTGACGTTCAAGGGCGAGGGGATCCAGGAGACGGCGATGCGCGACCTGGCTCAGTTCCAGGTGCGCAACCAGATTGCGAATGTGCCGGGTGCGTCCGTGCCGCAGCCTTTCGGTGGCAGTCTGCGCCAGATCATGGTGTACGCAGACCCCTACCGTTTGGAGGCACATCAGCTCAGCCTGATGGATGTCGTCAGAGCCATCAATCTGGGCAACCTGATCCTGCCTGCCGGCGACGTGCAGGTGGGGCATCTCGACTACAACATCTACACCAATTCCCAGTTGCGCTCCCTGGATGACATCAATCAATTGCCCGTGAAGATGGAGGGCTTGACGCCCGTGCGCGTAGTGGACATCGGCGCAGCCAAGGATGCGCAGCAGATCCAGACGAATGTGGTCCGCGTGGATGGGCAGAGGTCTGTTTACGTGCCCGTGCTGAAGCAGGGCGGCGACACAAACACGATTGCGGTGGTTGACGGCATGAGGGCAGCTCTCAAGAAACTGGTGGATGTTCCGGCTCAGTTGACCAGCAAGGTGGTGTTCGATCAGTCGGTCTTTGTGAAGACGGCCATTGAGACGCTGCTGCACGAGGGCGCGATCGGCCTGTTCCTCACCTCATTGATGATTCTGCTGTTCCTGGGCAGCATGCGGGCCACGACGGCGGTGTTCTTCTCGATTCCGCTCTCGGCCCTGGCGACCTTCGTCATCCTTGCGATCGGCGGAAGCTCCGTGAACAGCATGGTGTTGGGCGGCTTGGCGCTGGCATTCTCCCGCCTAATCGACAACTCGGTGGTGGTGCTGGAGAACATCTACCGGCACCTGGAGTTGGGTGAGAGTCCGGCCGTGGCCGCGGAGAAGGGTGGGCGAGAGGTGGCGCTGCCGGTGCTGGCCGCGACCTTGACCACTGCCGTGGTGTTCTTCCCCGTGACGCTGCTCTACGGTGTCAGCAAGTTCCTCTTCTCGGCCCTGGCGCTGACGGTGGTGATCTCCCTGCTGGCTTCGTACATTGTGGCCCTGACCGTCGTGCCGCTCTTCTGTGCACGGTTCATTCACGGGCACTCGCAGGAGGCTGGCACCGGGTTCTTTGCGCGATTCAACGCCGGATTCAATGCGCGCTTCGAGCGGTTGCTGAAGTCTTATGACGGAATGATCTCGGGCGTGCTCGACAAGCCCATTCGCGTGCTGGCCGGATTCGGCGCATTCTTTGCCATCAGCCTGGCTCTCTGGCCGATGCTCGGGATGTCCTTTTTTCCCCGCACCGACGCGGGCCAGTTCATGATGAACATCAAACTACCGTCGGGCACCCGGATTCAGCGGACGGAATCCCGAATCGCTCAAGTAGAGCAGATTGTGCGGAAGGTGGTGCCGGCTGACGAGCTTGAATTGATCGTGTCGAACATCGGCATCAATTACGATTTCTCGGCGGTGTACACGCCGAATGCCGGTATGCACACGGCGTTCGTGCAGGTGAGTCTGAAGGAAGATCACAAGGTCAACAGTTTTGAGTATATGGCGCGGGTGAAAGAGCGGCTGGCTGAGGAATTGCCGGATGTTACGGCCTACTTCCAGTCCGGCGGCCTGGTGGATGCCGTGCTGAATCTTGGCCTTCCGGCACCCATTGATGTGCAGGTGGACGGTACGAATCTGGACCACTCCTATTCCACCGCGGCCGAACTGGCGGCGAAGATTCGCAAGCTGCCGGGCGTGGCCGATCTCTACATCCCGCAGGACCTGGACTATCCGGCGCTGCAACTCGATGTGGATCGCGTGCGCGCGGCGCAGATGGGCTTGGATCAGCGAGAGGTGGTAGGCAACGTGATCACGGCGCTGACGTCGAATGCGATGATCGCGCCAACGTTCTGGATCGATCCGAAGTCGGGCAACGACTATCTGTTGACGGTGCAGTATGGCGAGAACCAGGTAAAGTCGCTGGCCGATCTGAAGGCGATCCCTCTGCGCGGCCCCGGGCAGAAGAATCCGGCGCGGCTGGAATCGATCAGCTCGACGAGGCGAGTGGACTCGCCGACTGAAGTGGACCATTTCCAGTTGCGCCGCGTGATCGACGTCTACGTCCGGCCACTGAACGAGGACCTGGGCAAGCTGGCTGACTCCATTGACGGGATCATTGCCGGCACGCCGATGCCGAAGGGTGTTGCGGTGACACTGCGGGGAATGGTGCAAGGGATGCGCGCGTCGTTCCGCAGTTTCTCCATCGGCCTGGTGCTGGCCGTTCTGCTGCTCTACCTGATTCTGGTGGCGCAGTTCCAGTCGTTTGTGGATCCCCTGATTATTCTGCTCGCCGTGCCGCCGGGCCTGGCCGGCGTGCTGATCACCCTGGTGGCGACAGGCACAACTCTCAACGTGATGTCACTGATGGGCGTGGTGATGCTGGTTGGTATTGCAGTGTCGAACAGTATTCTGATTGTCGAGTTCACGCGCCATCTGCGGCATGAGGGCATGGATGTGCGATCGGCCGTGGCACTGGCCTGCCGCGTGAGACTGCGTCCGGTGCTGATGACTTCGCTGGCGACCATCATCGGGCTGATGCCGATGGCCCTGAAGTTAGGCGCGGGCAGCGAATCGTACGCACCACTGGCTCGCGCGATCATTGGAGGACTTACGCTTTCCGTGTTGTTGACAGTGTTTCTGGTTCCGGCGGGCTACTACATGTGGTACCGCAATCGTGACCGTCAGGAGCTACAGCATGCGTAG
- a CDS encoding TolC family protein — protein sequence MRRWLCLAAIPSLLLGAPGDPPQKMTLREAEETALKNHPALQSAKALEKASLEVPKEVRSRYFPLVEGNVTGSLVNDDTARIFAGGINAPSLYSHLGSGLSVSQLITDFGRTGNLVSSARLQAQAQGEAANTTHADVLLRVDQSYYRALRAQAVLRVAQQTVKARQLVADQTSTLAQSKLRSDLDVTFAKVNLEEALLLLSNAENEERSAMAELSTAVGESQPSEYQLQEEALPGELPPDSAPLIADALNQRPEARQVRLQIQAAEKFAKAERALRYPTLSAGANAGVAPVRPDRFSSDWAAAAVNIQIPIFNGGLFTARRTEAELRMEAMRQQARDVQNRIARDVRVAFLSATNAYKRLQLTAQLLDQAGQSLRLAQSRYDLGLSSIVELSQAQLNVTRAQIAQASAKFDYQAQRASLNYETGALK from the coding sequence ATGCGTAGATGGCTGTGTCTGGCGGCGATTCCTTCGTTGTTGCTGGGGGCTCCGGGGGATCCTCCCCAGAAGATGACGCTGCGCGAGGCGGAGGAAACAGCGCTGAAAAATCATCCGGCGTTGCAGTCAGCGAAGGCTTTGGAGAAGGCTTCGTTGGAGGTCCCGAAAGAGGTGCGCTCGCGGTACTTTCCCTTGGTGGAAGGCAACGTGACGGGTTCCCTGGTGAACGACGATACGGCGCGTATCTTTGCGGGCGGCATCAATGCTCCGAGCCTGTACAGCCATCTGGGCTCCGGATTGTCAGTGAGCCAACTGATCACCGATTTTGGCCGAACCGGCAACCTGGTAAGCAGCGCACGCCTCCAGGCGCAGGCGCAAGGCGAGGCGGCCAATACGACTCACGCCGACGTGTTGCTGCGTGTGGATCAGAGTTACTATCGAGCCCTGCGCGCGCAGGCAGTTCTGCGTGTTGCGCAGCAGACCGTGAAGGCGCGGCAACTGGTGGCCGACCAGACTTCGACGCTGGCGCAAAGCAAGTTGCGGTCGGATCTCGATGTTACCTTCGCCAAGGTGAACCTGGAGGAGGCCCTGCTGCTGCTTTCGAACGCGGAGAACGAAGAGCGCTCCGCAATGGCGGAGCTTTCCACCGCCGTGGGCGAGAGCCAGCCGTCCGAGTACCAGTTGCAGGAAGAGGCCCTGCCCGGTGAACTGCCGCCCGATTCGGCGCCGCTGATCGCCGACGCACTGAATCAGCGTCCGGAAGCGCGTCAGGTACGTCTGCAGATCCAGGCGGCCGAGAAGTTCGCCAAGGCCGAGCGCGCGTTACGCTATCCCACGCTTTCGGCCGGCGCGAACGCGGGCGTTGCGCCCGTGCGGCCGGACCGGTTCAGCAGCGATTGGGCCGCTGCCGCCGTGAACATACAGATCCCGATCTTCAACGGAGGACTGTTTACAGCCAGGCGAACCGAAGCGGAGCTGCGCATGGAAGCGATGCGGCAGCAGGCTCGCGATGTGCAGAACCGGATCGCGCGCGACGTACGGGTTGCCTTTCTGTCCGCCACCAATGCCTACAAGCGGCTACAGCTCACCGCGCAACTGTTGGACCAGGCCGGGCAGTCGCTGAGGTTGGCACAGTCGCGCTACGATCTCGGGCTGAGCAGCATCGTTGAGCTGTCGCAGGCGCAGCTCAATGTGACCCGGGCGCAGATTGCGCAGGCAAGCGCGAAGTTCGACTACCAGGCGCAGCGAGCCTCGCTGAACTACGAAACTGGGGCGCTCAAATGA
- a CDS encoding MFS transporter yields MRLRTMPVFLAFLAMGFADAVGPFVSLAKNEFQLSNTVASLIPFVGFSMFGLLSVPVGLLQDKRGKKFVLMMGLLVALLGLLNASIGLGSFAQFLVTVMLVGAGAAILQVAGNPIMRDVSEEGKYARNLSLGQFIKAIGSLSGPMIPVIAAKYFGADWKVIFVVYTGALILTILAIAPMKVEEKKADHKAATFASCLALLKNGYALAMVAAIFVYVGAEVSVSAGIPLYLKERFNLEIAKVGLLGTGLFFTALTVGRFSGGVILNWMSPRKFFLVTCGISILGLLGLFVPDQNIAVASFFLTGIGFANIFPLVFAIAVESMPTHVNELSGLMVTAIVGAALVPPLTGVVADSSTVQLSFLVPLACVLYITWTALLSMKTAKA; encoded by the coding sequence ATGCGATTGCGTACGATGCCGGTGTTCCTGGCGTTTCTGGCCATGGGATTCGCCGACGCGGTGGGGCCGTTTGTCAGCCTCGCGAAGAATGAGTTTCAACTCAGCAACACGGTGGCCTCGCTGATCCCGTTTGTCGGCTTCAGTATGTTTGGCCTGTTGTCCGTGCCCGTAGGCCTGCTGCAGGACAAGCGCGGCAAGAAGTTCGTTCTGATGATGGGCCTGCTGGTCGCGCTGCTCGGCCTGTTGAATGCCAGCATTGGGTTGGGTTCGTTCGCTCAGTTCCTGGTGACGGTGATGTTGGTCGGCGCGGGTGCCGCCATCCTGCAGGTGGCTGGTAACCCCATCATGCGGGATGTCTCGGAGGAAGGGAAGTACGCTCGGAACCTCTCCCTCGGGCAGTTCATCAAGGCGATTGGCTCGCTCTCCGGGCCTATGATCCCTGTCATCGCGGCCAAGTATTTTGGGGCTGACTGGAAGGTCATCTTCGTGGTTTATACCGGAGCCCTGATTCTGACGATTCTGGCTATCGCTCCCATGAAGGTGGAGGAGAAGAAGGCCGATCACAAGGCCGCGACGTTCGCATCGTGCCTGGCGTTGCTGAAGAACGGCTATGCGCTGGCCATGGTGGCCGCGATCTTTGTCTATGTCGGCGCTGAGGTGAGTGTCAGCGCGGGCATCCCGCTGTACCTGAAAGAGCGGTTCAATCTGGAGATCGCCAAGGTGGGGTTGCTGGGTACGGGCCTGTTCTTTACGGCGCTTACCGTGGGCCGGTTTTCCGGTGGCGTCATCCTCAACTGGATGTCTCCGCGCAAGTTCTTCCTGGTTACCTGCGGCATCTCGATTCTCGGGCTGCTGGGCCTGTTTGTGCCGGATCAGAATATTGCCGTGGCCAGCTTCTTCCTCACGGGGATCGGCTTCGCGAATATCTTCCCGCTGGTGTTTGCCATTGCCGTGGAGTCGATGCCCACCCACGTGAACGAACTGTCAGGCCTGATGGTGACCGCCATTGTCGGCGCGGCCCTGGTTCCACCGCTCACCGGCGTGGTGGCTGACAGCAGCACGGTGCAGTTGAGCTTCCTGGTGCCCCTGGCGTGCGTTCTATATATCACCTGGACCGCCCTGCTGAGCATGAAAACCGCAAAGGCCTAA
- a CDS encoding ROK family protein — protein MSTLSKDNRVVMTLDAGGTNFVFSAMQANEVVVPGFSLPANADNLERSLNTLVEGFQRVQAEAPAKPVAISFAFPAPADYFNGIIVGPRNLPAYKNVALGPMLEDTFSLPTFINNDGDLFAYGEATSGFLPYVNGLLEKAGSPKRFRNLLGVTLGTGFGGGIVRDGQLFTGDNSVAGEVWLLRHKLDRDINAEEGAAIRAVRRVYAQKAGITLADTPEPKVIYEIAEGLVEGNREAAREAFRRMGEVAGDAISEAITLMDALVVVGGGIAGAYKQFLPAIVDEMNGTYASPQGERFRRLIPRAFNLEDAAQREEFLRGETTELTVPHSTRKVRFDGLQRTGVGVSRLGTSQATAIGAYSFALSRL, from the coding sequence ATGTCGACTCTCTCGAAGGACAATCGCGTCGTCATGACGCTGGACGCGGGCGGTACGAACTTTGTGTTCTCCGCCATGCAGGCGAACGAAGTTGTAGTGCCGGGGTTCTCCCTGCCGGCGAACGCGGACAATCTGGAACGGTCTCTGAACACTCTGGTGGAGGGGTTCCAGCGTGTGCAGGCCGAAGCGCCGGCCAAGCCGGTGGCCATCAGTTTCGCGTTTCCGGCGCCGGCCGACTATTTCAACGGGATCATCGTCGGGCCGCGCAATCTACCTGCGTACAAGAATGTGGCGCTGGGTCCGATGCTGGAAGACACCTTCTCGCTGCCCACGTTCATTAACAACGACGGAGACCTGTTCGCCTACGGCGAAGCGACCAGCGGGTTCCTGCCCTACGTCAATGGTCTGCTGGAAAAGGCCGGTAGCCCCAAGCGCTTTCGCAACCTGCTGGGCGTCACGCTAGGTACGGGGTTTGGCGGGGGCATAGTCCGCGATGGGCAACTGTTCACCGGTGACAACTCGGTGGCCGGCGAAGTCTGGCTGCTGCGGCACAAACTGGATCGGGACATCAACGCTGAAGAGGGCGCGGCCATTCGCGCCGTGCGCAGGGTGTATGCGCAGAAGGCTGGTATCACACTGGCGGATACACCGGAGCCAAAGGTGATCTATGAGATCGCCGAAGGGTTGGTGGAGGGCAATCGCGAGGCGGCGCGGGAGGCATTCCGCCGCATGGGCGAGGTGGCCGGCGACGCGATTTCGGAGGCCATCACACTGATGGACGCGCTGGTGGTCGTTGGTGGCGGCATTGCGGGCGCCTATAAACAGTTTCTGCCGGCCATCGTTGACGAGATGAACGGCACCTACGCGTCCCCGCAGGGCGAGAGGTTCCGGCGGCTGATCCCACGCGCATTCAATTTGGAAGACGCCGCGCAGCGGGAAGAGTTTCTGCGCGGTGAGACCACGGAGCTTACGGTGCCGCATAGTACGCGTAAGGTGCGGTTCGACGGCCTGCAGCGCACCGGTGTCGGCGTCTCTCGGCTGGGCACCAGTCAGGCCACGGCGATTGGCGCGTACTCATTCGCATTGAGCCGCCTATAG
- a CDS encoding oligogalacturonate lyase family protein — protein MLRPYGCLWIAAAAIAQTPSVEQPPRTWIDKDTGHRIVRLTDEPGSASLYFNQNGYTADGKKMVYTTPAGISVLDLATHAVKAVVHGRVRVIVTGRKSQKVYYTRDGAVFSTDVDSGATREIAKLPARGSISTVNADETLLAGTYVEGEGTDYNPNRPAQPQTLDQPRNKGEMMEQRLAAKLPMALFLVDARTGQTRVIHRATDWLNHLEFSPTDPSLLMFCHEGPWHKIDRIWTIRTDGTKLTKIHTRTMAMEIFGHEFWSPDGKVIWYDLQIPRGEDFWLAGFEVETGRRTWYHLQRNEWSIHFNVTRDGKLFCGDGGDPGQVAKAPDGRWIYLFRPELIQNRGIDDPSFVQPGVLRAEKLVNMSKHQYRLEPNVSFTPDEKWVVFRSNMFGPTYTFAVEVAKAAPDAK, from the coding sequence ATGCTCCGCCCGTACGGATGCCTATGGATCGCCGCGGCAGCCATCGCTCAGACGCCTTCAGTCGAGCAGCCGCCACGCACCTGGATCGACAAGGACACGGGCCACCGCATTGTCCGTCTCACCGACGAACCCGGCAGCGCGAGCCTCTACTTCAACCAGAACGGCTACACCGCCGACGGCAAGAAGATGGTCTACACCACTCCGGCTGGCATCTCGGTGCTCGATCTGGCCACGCACGCGGTCAAGGCCGTCGTCCACGGCCGCGTCCGCGTGATCGTCACCGGCCGCAAATCGCAGAAGGTCTACTACACCCGAGATGGTGCGGTGTTCTCCACCGACGTCGACAGCGGTGCGACAAGAGAGATCGCCAAGCTACCCGCCCGCGGCTCCATCTCGACAGTCAATGCCGATGAGACGCTGCTGGCCGGCACCTACGTCGAGGGCGAGGGCACCGACTACAATCCCAACCGCCCGGCCCAGCCGCAGACTCTCGACCAACCCCGAAACAAGGGTGAAATGATGGAGCAGCGTCTGGCCGCCAAGCTCCCCATGGCCCTGTTCCTGGTGGATGCCCGCACCGGTCAGACGCGTGTGATCCATCGCGCGACGGACTGGCTGAATCACCTCGAGTTCTCGCCCACTGATCCCTCGCTGCTGATGTTCTGTCACGAGGGGCCCTGGCACAAGATCGATCGTATCTGGACCATTCGCACCGACGGCACAAAACTCACGAAGATCCACACCCGCACCATGGCGATGGAGATCTTCGGGCATGAGTTCTGGAGCCCCGATGGCAAAGTGATCTGGTACGACCTCCAGATCCCGCGCGGCGAGGATTTCTGGCTTGCCGGTTTCGAGGTGGAGACAGGACGCCGCACCTGGTATCACCTGCAGCGCAACGAGTGGTCGATCCACTTCAACGTCACCCGCGACGGCAAGCTCTTCTGCGGCGACGGCGGCGATCCCGGACAAGTGGCCAAGGCGCCCGACGGCCGGTGGATCTACCTGTTCCGCCCTGAGCTCATCCAGAACCGCGGTATCGACGATCCGTCATTCGTACAGCCGGGCGTGCTCCGCGCCGAGAAGCTCGTGAACATGTCGAAGCACCAATACCGGCTGGAGCCCAATGTCAGCTTCACGCCTGACGAGAAATGGGTGGTGTTTCGCTCGAACATGTTCGGCCCCACTTATACGTTCGCCGTCGAAGTAGCCAAAGCCGCTCCGGACGCGAAGTAA
- a CDS encoding alpha/beta fold hydrolase — protein MRIALLTIVFLAILPVSLLFGQTDHAALKGSVQRIKVHGVGLEKNLEGDSPDRDVSIYLPPSYAKQTKRRYPVLYMLHGFTDSDELWFGFRKHWISLPAIVDPAMASGAAKEMIIVMPNAFTAYQGSMYSTSVTTGDWEGYVSRELVAYVDQHYRTLPRAESRGLAGHSMGGYGAMRIGMKHPEVFSSVYLLSPCCMSTRFSSRPQGTPAPAEAIRSTAEVEKADFGTKAMLASAAAWSPNPANPPLYLDLPTKGGEPQPEVLSRWAANAPLSMLDQYVPNIRRLHALAFDAGDEDRMIAGTNVVLDRMLSAYGIAHTYEVYKGNHINHIADRIEKKVLPFFSTNLVFAATKK, from the coding sequence TTGAGAATCGCGTTATTGACGATCGTTTTCCTGGCGATACTGCCTGTCTCACTGCTTTTCGGACAGACCGATCATGCCGCGCTAAAGGGATCGGTTCAGCGCATCAAGGTCCATGGCGTAGGTCTGGAGAAAAATCTGGAGGGCGACTCGCCCGATCGTGACGTATCCATCTACTTGCCGCCCAGCTACGCCAAGCAGACGAAGCGCCGGTACCCCGTTCTCTACATGCTGCATGGGTTCACTGATAGTGACGAGCTCTGGTTCGGCTTCAGGAAGCACTGGATTTCGCTGCCAGCCATCGTCGATCCCGCCATGGCGTCGGGCGCCGCGAAGGAGATGATCATCGTGATGCCCAATGCCTTCACCGCTTACCAGGGCAGCATGTATTCGACCTCGGTGACGACCGGCGATTGGGAAGGATATGTCTCGCGCGAACTCGTTGCCTATGTCGACCAGCATTACCGCACTCTGCCGCGGGCCGAGAGCCGCGGCCTGGCTGGTCACTCCATGGGCGGCTACGGCGCGATGCGGATCGGGATGAAGCATCCTGAGGTGTTCTCCAGCGTGTATCTACTCAGCCCTTGCTGCATGAGTACGCGCTTCAGCTCACGGCCCCAAGGGACGCCTGCGCCTGCCGAGGCCATCAGGAGCACCGCTGAGGTGGAGAAAGCCGACTTCGGTACGAAGGCTATGCTGGCGTCGGCGGCCGCGTGGTCTCCGAATCCGGCCAATCCACCTCTCTACCTCGACCTGCCCACGAAGGGCGGCGAGCCTCAGCCAGAGGTGCTGTCGCGCTGGGCTGCCAACGCTCCGCTGTCGATGCTGGATCAGTACGTTCCCAACATCAGGCGGCTGCACGCGCTGGCCTTCGACGCTGGCGATGAGGACCGGATGATCGCGGGCACCAACGTGGTGCTGGACCGCATGTTGAGCGCGTACGGGATCGCCCACACCTATGAGGTCTACAAAGGGAACCACATCAACCATATTGCTGACCGCATCGAGAAGAAGGTGCTCCCATTCTTCTCGACCAATCTCGTGTTTGCGGCGACAAAGAAGTAG